From Callithrix jacchus isolate 240 chromosome 15, calJac240_pri, whole genome shotgun sequence, one genomic window encodes:
- the NPRL2 gene encoding GATOR1 complex protein NPRL2 isoform X2: MPQQHRPRAVSDKCSQEVWTPPREGRGATGLGPAIAMGSGCRIECIFFSEFHPTLGPKITYQVPEDFISRELFDTVQVYIITKPELQNKLITVTAMEKKLIGCPVCIEHKKYSRNALLFNLGFVCDAQAKTCALEPIVKKLAGYLTTLELESSFVSMEESKQKLVPIMTILLEELNASGRCTLPIDESNTIHLKVIEQRPDPPVAQEYDVPVFTKDKEEFFNSQWDLTTQQILPYIDGFRHVQKISAEADVELNLVRIAIQNLLYYGVVTLVSILQYSNVYCPTPKVQDLVDDKSLQEACLSYVTKQGHKRASLRDVFQLYCSLSPGTTVRDLIGRHPQQLQHVDERKLIQFGLMKNLIRRLQKYPVRVSREEQSHPARLYTGCHSYDEICCKTGMSYHELDERLENDPNIIICWK; the protein is encoded by the exons ATGCCCCAGCAACACAGGCCTCGGGCTGTCTCTGACAAGTGTTCACAGGAAGTGTGGACGCCTCCGCGCGAGGGACGAGGAGCTACGGGCCTGGGCCCGGCTATCGCAATGGGCAGCGGCTGCCGCATCGAATGCATATTCTTCAGCGAGTTCCACCCCACGTTGGGACCCAAGATCACCTATCAG GTCCCTGAAGACTTCATCTCCCGAGAGCTCTTTGACACAGTCCAAGTGTACATCATCACCAAGCCAGAGCTGCAGAACAAGCTTATCACTGT CACAGCCATGGAAAAGAAGCTGATCGGCTGTCCTGTGTGCATCGAACACAAGAAGTACAGCCGAAATGCCCTCCTCTTCAACCTGGGCTTCGTGTGTGATGCCCAGGCCAAGACCTGTGCCCTCGAGCCCATCGTTAAAAAGCTGGCTGGCTATCTGACCACACTAGAG CTAGAGAGCAGCTTCGTGTCCATGGAAGAGAGCAAGCAGAAGTTGGTGCCCATCATGACCATCTTGCTGGAGGAGCTAAATGCCTCGGGCCGGTGCACTCTGCCCATTG ATGAGTCTAACACCATCCACTTGAAGGTGATTGAGCAGCGGCCAGACCCTCCAGTGGCCCAGGAGTATGACGTACCTGTCTTTACCAAAGACAAGGAGGAATTCTTCAACTCGCAGTGGGACCTCACTACACAACAG ATCCTGCCCTACATTGATGGGTTCCGCCATGTCCAGAAGATTTCAGCAGAGGCAGATGTGGAGCTCAACCTGGTGCGCATTGCTATCCAGAACCTGCT GTACTATGGCGTTGTAACACTGGTGTCCATCCTCCAG TACTCCAATGTGTACTGCCCGACGCCTAAGGTCCAGGACCTGGTAGATGACAAGTCCCTGCAGGAGGCATGTCTATCCTATGTAACCAAGCAAG GGCACAAGAGGGCCAGTCTCCGGGATGTGTTCCAGCTATACTGCAGCCTGAGCCCTGGCACTACTGTGCGAGACCTCATTGGCCGCCACCCCCAGCAGCTGCAGCATGTTGATGAACG GAAGCTGATCCAGTTCGGGCTTATGAAGAACCTCATCAGGCGACTACAGAAGTATCCTGTACGGGTGTCTCGGGAAGAGcagagccaccctgcccggctttATACAGGCTGCCACAGCTATGATGAGATTTGCTGCAAGACAG gcatgagctaccatgagCTGGATGAGCGGCTCGAAAATGACCCCAACATCATCATCTGCTGGAAGTGA
- the NPRL2 gene encoding GATOR1 complex protein NPRL2 isoform X1, with amino-acid sequence MPQQHRPRAVSDKCSQEVWTPPREGRGATGLGPAIAMGSGCRIECIFFSEFHPTLGPKITYQVPEDFISRELFDTVQVYIITKPELQNKLITVTAMEKKLIGCPVCIEHKKYSRNALLFNLGFVCDAQAKTCALEPIVKKLAGYLTTLELESSFVSMEESKQKLVPIMTILLEELNASGRCTLPIGMASLCKDSKGVEERWENESNTIHLKVIEQRPDPPVAQEYDVPVFTKDKEEFFNSQWDLTTQQILPYIDGFRHVQKISAEADVELNLVRIAIQNLLYYGVVTLVSILQYSNVYCPTPKVQDLVDDKSLQEACLSYVTKQGHKRASLRDVFQLYCSLSPGTTVRDLIGRHPQQLQHVDERKLIQFGLMKNLIRRLQKYPVRVSREEQSHPARLYTGCHSYDEICCKTGMSYHELDERLENDPNIIICWK; translated from the exons ATGCCCCAGCAACACAGGCCTCGGGCTGTCTCTGACAAGTGTTCACAGGAAGTGTGGACGCCTCCGCGCGAGGGACGAGGAGCTACGGGCCTGGGCCCGGCTATCGCAATGGGCAGCGGCTGCCGCATCGAATGCATATTCTTCAGCGAGTTCCACCCCACGTTGGGACCCAAGATCACCTATCAG GTCCCTGAAGACTTCATCTCCCGAGAGCTCTTTGACACAGTCCAAGTGTACATCATCACCAAGCCAGAGCTGCAGAACAAGCTTATCACTGT CACAGCCATGGAAAAGAAGCTGATCGGCTGTCCTGTGTGCATCGAACACAAGAAGTACAGCCGAAATGCCCTCCTCTTCAACCTGGGCTTCGTGTGTGATGCCCAGGCCAAGACCTGTGCCCTCGAGCCCATCGTTAAAAAGCTGGCTGGCTATCTGACCACACTAGAG CTAGAGAGCAGCTTCGTGTCCATGGAAGAGAGCAAGCAGAAGTTGGTGCCCATCATGACCATCTTGCTGGAGGAGCTAAATGCCTCGGGCCGGTGCACTCTGCCCATTGGTATGGCCAGCCTCTGCAAGGACAGCAAAGGGGTGGAGGAGAGATGGGAAA ATGAGTCTAACACCATCCACTTGAAGGTGATTGAGCAGCGGCCAGACCCTCCAGTGGCCCAGGAGTATGACGTACCTGTCTTTACCAAAGACAAGGAGGAATTCTTCAACTCGCAGTGGGACCTCACTACACAACAG ATCCTGCCCTACATTGATGGGTTCCGCCATGTCCAGAAGATTTCAGCAGAGGCAGATGTGGAGCTCAACCTGGTGCGCATTGCTATCCAGAACCTGCT GTACTATGGCGTTGTAACACTGGTGTCCATCCTCCAG TACTCCAATGTGTACTGCCCGACGCCTAAGGTCCAGGACCTGGTAGATGACAAGTCCCTGCAGGAGGCATGTCTATCCTATGTAACCAAGCAAG GGCACAAGAGGGCCAGTCTCCGGGATGTGTTCCAGCTATACTGCAGCCTGAGCCCTGGCACTACTGTGCGAGACCTCATTGGCCGCCACCCCCAGCAGCTGCAGCATGTTGATGAACG GAAGCTGATCCAGTTCGGGCTTATGAAGAACCTCATCAGGCGACTACAGAAGTATCCTGTACGGGTGTCTCGGGAAGAGcagagccaccctgcccggctttATACAGGCTGCCACAGCTATGATGAGATTTGCTGCAAGACAG gcatgagctaccatgagCTGGATGAGCGGCTCGAAAATGACCCCAACATCATCATCTGCTGGAAGTGA